The Glandiceps talaboti chromosome 1, keGlaTala1.1, whole genome shotgun sequence genome has a segment encoding these proteins:
- the LOC144441034 gene encoding calcium-activated chloride channel regulator 1-like, producing MTHEYTRLQLGALLLFCSCIVLASSSRNQVHLVNNTYTTLLIAINENVDEDYRIVEILQDLYREASEKLYQATLHRAAYGEITILIPKTWSDNITMERATTETFDNANVIVDNNSRKDDTPYAKQSRPCGEKAEYLHLTPQWIVDREWSEEHYGESSKVLVKEWGHLQWGLFEEYPTDINSTYYTDSNGVVTATRCSDAITGQSYDNTTCHDRHGCERCNTDPESGVIPHEWCVFVPDEPNEGTGSLMYTTFLESVVHFCHNESNGDPNALHNELAPTEQNNQCQRKSAWNVMLESVDFVNKSNLPIDGLNTTPTFKVVKETEFRVVLVMDVSGSMGSYNRIDDQHRAASRYIGYTLPLNSWVGIVEFATASARLAPLTKIVNNRTREELVNLLPTRASGSTCIGCGLEEGIEVLENSTFGYAAGGIIFLTTDGEENKYPYIDDVLPELIAKEVIVDTLAFSDDADPKLVELSDETGGRACWYSEGDDSTALHDCFTASVTERTSSSTETPVQLASYKTTIAGLGTETSTIYIDSSIGRDTIFFFFWDFSSSHEVDVIITRPDGTTIDSTDPQYNSDATTRSIYVKIDGIAEAGEWTYQIYNPGTSSQVVEVSVDSKSIDPSIHPIRLSSNPSTDYVTESPPMAIIYADVYQGYSAVLGANVIATVERPSPHGVVDVQLFDTGTGADIKKNDGVYSGYFVDFIESSCSTECRYSIQVNADNEDDTAQIRMLSRVGAMPRNYALIPRTQDGVPIGDFNRVVQGGMIQVDDAVDYVDWSDPNDDPFPPARITDVRVIDTSYDDATVTLQWTATGDDMDKGTAHLYDLRYNTDFNQIFYNFDSCNQLTDADLVDGTLSDPRESGQTETVTTTLPSSGPGFTYYFSIRAIDDVGNVGESSNIAQTTIVAAVPPASTSTTIPGPTTGASTIHSQQPIPNSVEGWQIAVVLACVATAVLVGAIICILYYKKMKMAAKVLPLQTTSSQTLSQMPPEELKV from the exons GACGAAGACTACCGGATAGTTGAGATCCTTCAG gatttatatAGAGAGGCATCCGAAAAATTATATCAAGCTACCTTACACCGGGCGGCTTACGGCGAAATCACCATTTTAATCCCTAAAACATGGAGTGATAACATTACAATGGAGAGAGCTACTACAGAAACATTCGACAATGCCAACGTGATCGTTGACAATAATTCAAGAAAAGACGATACACCATACGCAAAACAGAGTCGACCATGTGGGGAGAAGGCCGAGTACTTgcatttgactccacagtggATTGTTGATAGAGAATGGTCAGAAGAACATTATGGCGAATCAA GTAAAGTGCTAGTCAAAGAGTGGGGCCACTTGCAGTGGGGTTTATTTGAAGAGTACCCTACGGACATAAATAGCACATACTATACGGATTCGAATGGTGTAGTTACAGCAACTCGATGTTCAGATGCTATTACAGGGCAATCATATGATAATACGACATGTCATGACCGCCATGGATGTGAGCGTTGTAATACTGATCCTGAATCTGGAGTGATACCCCACGAATGGTGTGTGTTTGTTCCCGATGAACCAAACGAAGGGACGGGGTCTTTAATGTACACAACGTTTCTCGAATCT GTTGTCCACTTCTGCCATAACGAATCCAATGGTGACCCTAATGCACTGCACAACGAGTTAGCACCGACTGAACAAAACAATCAGTGTCAACGCAAAAGCGCATGGAATGTTATGTTAGAATCGGTGGATTTTGTCAACAAAAGCAATCTTCCGATTGATGGATTGAACACGACACCGACATTTAAAGTAGTCAAGGAAACTGAATTCAGAGTTGTCCTTGTAATGGATGTATCAGGAAGTATGGGTTCA TACAACAGAATAGACGATCAACATCGAGCAGCTAGTAGATACATAGGATATACACTACCTCTCAACAGCTGGGTTGGCATTGTTGAATTTGCAACAGCATCCGCAAGACTCGCCCCACTAACAAAGATTGTCAATAATCGCACAAGAGAAGAGTTGGTCAATCTGTTACCGACAAGAGCATCTGGTAGCACTTGCATTGGTTGCGGATTGGAAGAAGGCATTGAG GTTCTTGAAAACAGCACATTTGGCTATGCAGCTGGTGGTATTATTTTCCTGACCACAGACGGAGAAGAGAATAAGTACCCATATATTGATGACGTCTTACCCGAACTAATAGCCAAAGAAGTTATTGTGGATACATTGGCATTCAGTGATGATGCCGATCCTAAACTGGTCGAACTGTCTGATGAGACGGGTGGAAGAGCTTGTTGGTATTCAGAAGGTGATGATTCTACAGCCCTGCATGACTGTTTTACAGCATCAGTAACAGAAAGGACAAGTTCTAGTACGGAAACACCTGTACAG cTTGCGAGTTACAAGACTACTATAGCCGGCCTTGGAACTGAAACATCCACCATCTACATAGATTCCAGTATTGGGAGAGACACcatcttctttttcttctgggATTTTAGTAGTAGTCATGAGGTTGACGTCATTATAACTCGACCTGACGGTACAACTATTGATAGTACTGATCCTCAATATAACAGTGATGCAACCACACGATCAATATATGTTAAGATTGATGGTATCGCTGAG GCAGGAGAATGGACTTATCAAATCTACAACCCTGGCACGTCTAGTCAGGTAGTGGAGGTGTCTGTTGATTCCAAATCAATAGATCCTTCAATCCATCCAATACGACTGAGTTCCAACCCAAGTACAGACTATGTGACTGAATCACCACCGATGGCGATAATCTATGCCGATGTGTATCAGGGATACAGTGCTGTTCTTGGGGCCAATGTTATTGCTACAGTAGAGAGACCAAGTCCTCACGGTGTTGTTGATGTACAACTATTTGACACTGGAACAG GTGCTGATATCAAGAAAAATGACGGGGTATATTCTGGTTACTTTGTTGACTTTATTGAATCCAGCTGTTCAACTGAATGTCGATATAGCATTCAAGTCAATGCAGATAATGAAGATGATACTGCCCAGATAAGAATGTTGAGTAGAGTTGGTGCCATGCCTAGAAATTATG CTCTTATACCGAGAACACAAGATGGTGTCCCTATCGGTGATTTCAACAGAGTTGTCCAAGGCGGTATGATCCAAGTCGATGACGCAGTTGACTACGTAGATTGGAGTGACCCCAACGATGACCCCTTTCCACCAGCACGTATCACAGACGTGCGTGTTATCGATACATCGTATGACGATGCAACTGTCACCCTTCAATGGACGGCAACGGGTGACGATATGGACAAGGGAACAG CACATCTGTACGATCTCCGGTATAATACAGACTTCAATCAAATCTTTTACAACTTTGATAGTTGTAATCAGTTAACCGACGCCGACCTTGTTGATGGCACTCTGTCTGATCCAAGGGAAAGTGGTCAAACTGAAACAGTAACAACAACACTGCCCTCAAGTGGTCCAGgatttacatattatttctCCATCCGGGCTATTGATGACGTTGGCAATGTTGGTGAAAGTTCTAATATTGCCCAGACTACTATTGTAGCCGCTGTACCCCCAGCATCAACAAGTACAACCATTCCCGGACCGACAACCGGTGCTTCTACAATTCACAGTCAGCAACCTATTCCAAACAGTGTAGAAGGATGGCAAATTGCTGTTGTGTTGGCTTGTGTTGCTACTGCAGTTCTAGTTGGTGCTATCATCTGTATACTGTATTACAAGAAAATGAAGATGGCTGCCAAAGTTTTACCATTACAGACAACATCCTCACAAACTCTGTCGCAGATGCCACCAGAAGAATTAAAAGTATAG
- the LOC144441129 gene encoding calcium-activated chloride channel regulator 1-like, with translation MTTACSSTPYLNVNPVHLENNKYTTLLIAINEEVVEDPALVEILEFDKANVIVDDETHPDYGDGPYVKQLGDCGEKGEYLHLTPTWILDRTWSEHVYGDSGKVLVHEWGHLQWGLFDEYPTDIKDQYYVDGSSGKAEATRCSLAITGKSCALNDNERYDICEPCTTNPEVLPDANCVFLPDEPNEGTGSYMYASYLESVIHFCRSQSNGGHPHAEHNPEAPNDQNKMCTHKSAWDIMEESVDFWNNNPPNDELDTMPQFKIVRESEFRTVLVMDISGSMSSYNRIDDQLRAATTYIRHTLPLNSWVGIVEFETRARILAPLTRIVDDTTREELIELLPSTTTGRTCIGCGLETGIDEVFEESQFGNAAGGVIFLTTDGAENERPYIEDVLLELIEKEVIVGTLAFSESADPKLVGLSNDTGGIACWYSGDDNSTALNDCFTASLTERTSSSKETPVQLTSYKATINGLGTEEDIIYIDSTIGRDTIFFFFWDFSSSHEVDVIITRPNGTTIDSTDPQYNSDTTTRSIHVKIDGIAEVGEWTYQIFNPDSKSQVVEVAADSKSVDSTTHPIRLSANPSTDYVTESPPMVIIYAELHQGYSPVLKAKVIATVERPSPHSLVDVQLSDSATGADIKKDDGVYSSYFLDFVEATCATECRYSIQVNADNEDGTADMRMTSRAGAMPRNYTIPRKEDGVPVGDFNRVVHGGMIQVDGAVDYVDWSDPNDDPFPPARIMDLRVTNTSYDDITVSLQWTATGDDMDKGTASIYDLRYATNFSQITNDFDGCDQLTDANLTDGTLLEPKESGQTEKITAMLPSSGPGVVYYFSIRAVDDVGNAGDSSNLVQTTIVPDAPPVITTQTIPTTSAKATSTTTSLMTTESSLTTLPQKPISNNLEGWQIALRVLIICVLMVIVLYIDDTLCVIGSVRHTIITINKLHVVHNAPISCKPNQIKAAQPEFISHFNTGLPLAGCSAMLMPSKTKKVVFWEFYSAEQLMA, from the exons ATGACAACGGCGTGTAGCAGCACTCCTTATTTGAATGT GAACCCTGTTCACCTTGAGAATAATAAGTACACAACGCTATTGATAGCCATAAACGAGGAAGTTGTGGAGGACCCTGCGCTAGTGGAAATTCTAGAG tttgacAAAGCAAATGTTATCGTGGATGATGAAACCCATCCAGACTATGGAGACGGTCCTTACGTTAAACAACTAGGTGATTGTGGGGAAAAGGGCGAATACTTGCATTTGACACCAACTTGGATTCTTGACAGAACTTGGTCCGAACATGTTTATGGAGATTCag GTAAGGTTTTGGTCCATGAATGGGGACATTTGCAGTGGGGCTTATTTGATGAGTATCCAACTGATATAAAAGACCAGTATTATGTTGATGGAAGTAGTGGCAAAGCTGAAGCGACGAGATGTTCCCTTGCAATCACAGGAAAGTCCTGCGCTTTGAATGACAATGAGAGATATGATATTTGTGAACCCTGTACTACTAACCCTGAAGTGCTACCAGATGCGAACTGCGTGTTTCTTCCAGACGAACCCAACGAAGGAACGGGATCTTACATGTATGCAAGCTATCTTGAATCT GTCATTCATTTCTGTCGCAGCCAATCAAATGGTGGTCACCCGCATGCAGAGCATAACCCTGAAGCACCTAATgaccaaaataaaatgtgtactcATAAAAGTGCCTGGGACATAATGGAAGAATCCGTGGATTTTTGGAATAACAATCCGCCAAATGACGAACTAGACACGATGCCGCAATTCAAAATAGTTAGAGAAAGCGAATTTCGAACGGTTCTTGTGATGGATATATCAGGAAGCATGAGTTCG TACAACAGAATAGATGACCAACTTCGAGCAGCGACTACATATATTCGTCATACGCTGCCTTTAAACAGCTGGGTTGGGATTGTCGAGTTTGAAACCAGGGCAAGAATACTCGCTCCATTGACAAGGATCGTCGATGACACGACTAGAGAAGAACTAATCGAATTGTTACCATCCACAACAACTGGTAGAACTTGTATTGGTTGTGGGCTTGAAACGGGTATTGATGAG GTTTTCGAAGAGAGTCAATTCGGTAATGCAGCGGGTGGCGTTATTTTCCTCACAACTGACGGAGCAGAGAATGAACGTCCGTACATTGAAGACGTCCTACTGGAACTAATCGAGAAAGAGGTTATTGTAGGTACGCTGGCCTTCAGTGAAAGTGCTGACCCTAAATTGGTTGGGCTCTCTAATGACACTGGTGGAATAGCCTGTTGGTATTCGGGAGACGACAATTCAACAGCCTTGAATGACTGTTTTACAGCATCACTGACAGAGAGGACAAGTTCTAGTAAAGAAACACCTGTACAG CTTACCAGTTACAAAGCTACAATAAATGGCCTAGGAACGGAAGAAGACATCATCTACATAGACTCCACAATTGGTAGAGACACcatcttctttttcttctgggATTTTAGTAGTAGTCATGAGGTTGACGTCATCATAACTCGACCTAACGGTACAACTATTGATAGTACTGATCCTCAATATAACAGTGATACTACCACACGATCTATACATGTTAAAATTGATGGCATTGCTGAG GTAGGGGAATGGACTTACCAAATATTCAATCCTGACTCTAAAAGTCAAGTGGTTGAAGTGGCTGCGGACTCAAAGTCCGTCGATTCGACAACCCATCCAATACGCCTGAGCGCCAATCCAAGTACAGACTATGTGACTGAATCACCACCTATGGTGATAATTTATGCAGAATTGCACCAGGGATACAGTCCTGTTCTGAAGGCCAAGGTGATTGCTACGGTAGAGAGACCAAGTCCTCACAGTCTTGTGGATGTACAACTTTCTGACTCTGCAACAG GTGCTGATATTAAAAAGGATGATGGGGTGTACTCTAGTTACTTTTTGGATTTTGTTGAAGCAACTTGCGCGACTGAATGTCGATACAGTATCCAAGTTAATGCAGACAATGAAGATGGAACGGCCGACATGAGAATGACGAGTCGAGCTGGTGCTATGCCTAGAAATTACA CAATTCCTAGAAAAGAAGATGGTGTACCTGTTGGGGATTTCAACAGAGTAGTTCACGGTGGTATGATTCAAGTTGATGGCGCAGTTGACTATGTAGACTGGAGCGACCCCAACGATGACCCCTTTCCACCAGCACGTATCATGGACTTGCGTGTGACGAACACATCATATGACGATATAACTGTCAGCCTTCAATGGACTGCAACTGGTGATGACATGGACAAGGGAACAG CATCTATCTATGATCTTCGATATGCCACCAACTTCAGCCAAATTACGAATGATTTTGATGGTTGTGATCAGTTAACGGACGCTAACCTTACTGATGGTACACTGCTTGAGCCAAAGGAAAGCGGTCAAACTGAAAAAATAACAGCCATGCTGCCCTCAAGTGGACCAGGAGTTGTATACTATTTCTCCATCCGGGCTGTTGATGACGTGGGTAATGCAGGTGACAGTTCAAATTTAGTCCAGACTACCATTGTACCTGATGCTCCTCCAGTAATAACCACTCAAACCATTCCAACAACCAGTGCTAAAGCGACTAGTACTACAACATCGTTAATGACCACAGAATCATCTCTGACAACTCTGCCCCAGAAAcccatttcaaataatttagaaGGATGGCAAATCGCTTTGCGGGTGCTCATAATCTGCGTCTTGATGGTTATAGTG CTGTACATTGACGACACTCTATGCGTAATAGGTAGTGTTAGACACACCATCATTACCATAAACAAACTACATGTCGTTCATAATGCACCAATTAGTTGTAAGCCAAA CCAGATTAAAGCGGCACAACCTGAGTTTATCAGCCATTTTAATACTGGGTTGCCACTTGCCGGATGTAGTGCAATGTTAATGCCTTCAAAGACTAAAAAAGTCGTCTTCTGGGAGTTTTATTCAGCAGAGCAGTTGATGGCATAA
- the LOC144441220 gene encoding calcium-activated chloride channel regulator 1-like, translating into MAYEKTFIRVLLLLCVVVESTARNDVNLIDNKYTTLLIAINENVDEDHQIVENLQAIYKDASEELYQATSKRAAYGEITILIPKTWSDNITMERATTETYDIANVIVDNANPDYGDIPYVKQHEPCGEKAEYMHLTPRWIVDREWSEGNFGDSGKVVVHEWGHMQWGLFDEYGTRLDNQYYTDASGIVEATRCSLAITGKSYDNTTCHDRYGCELCNTDPQSGIIPGKECVFFPDEPNVGTGSYMYFNYLESVVHFCHSEPNRDDNSRHNPEAPNDQNEQCRHKSAWEVMDESLDFLNKNPPMNGLDTTPTFKVVKETEFRTVLVMDVSGSMSSYNRMELQHQAASKYIGNTLPLNSWVGIVEFGTAAKTLASLTKIVDDETRENLIKLIPTITSGSTCIGCGLEEGIEVLEKSSFGYAAGGIIFLTTDGKENVHPYIEDVLPDLIAKEVIVDTLAFSDSADPKLIKLSDETGGRACWYSEGDDSTALHDCFTASVTERTSSSTETPVQLASYKTTIAGLGTEISTIYIDSTVGRDTIFFFFWDFGSNHEVDVIITRPNGTTIDTADPQYNSDVTTRSIYVKIDGLAEVGEWTYHIYNPATSSQVVEVSVDSKSVESSTHPIRLSSNPSTDYVTESPPMAIIYADLNQGYSPVLEAQVIATVERPSPHSVVDVQLFDSGTGADIKKDDGVYSGYFVDFIEASCSTECRYSIQVNADNEDDTAQIRMMSRVGAMPRNYSVIPRNQDSVPIGDFNRVVQGGMIQVDDAVDYVDWSDPNDDPFPPARITDQRVTNTSYDNATVTLQWTATGDDMDKGTASLYDLRYHTNFSQILYSRDSCDRLTNADLTEGTLTDPRESGQTETVTAALPSSGPGFTYYFSIRAIDDVGNAGDSSNIAQTTIVAAVPPPVLTTEIMTTTSTTATQTIPTLDKTATLETAETTTNIITTTSATTTVYHQQPILNGVEGWQIAVLLATVCVLTTVVVVLIVGLYMYYKKMKMMTKVVPIHLTQAPMQSQMTPVESNV; encoded by the exons ATGGCCTATGAGAAGACATTTATCCGAGTTTTGCTTCTTCTTTGTGTTGTGGTAGAATCCACAGCACGCAACGATGTCAACCTTATTGACAACAAATACACGACTTTGTTGATTGCCATCAACGAAAATGTCGATGAAGATCATCAGATTGTTGAGAATCTTCAG GCAATTTATAAAGATGCTTCGGAAGAATTATACCAAGCTACCAGCAAACGAGCAGCTTACGGCGAAATCACCATTCTGATCCCCAAAACATGGAGTGACAACATTACAATGGAGAGAGCTACTACAGAAACGTATGATATCGCTAATGTAATCGTAGATAACGCAAATCCGGATTATGGCGACATACCATATGTTAAACAGCATGAGCCATGTGGTGAAAAGGCAGAATACATGCATTTGACACCAAGATGGATTGTTGACAGAGAATGGTCAGAGGGGAATTTTGGTGATTCAG GTAAAGTTGTGGTACACGAGTGGGGACATATGCAGTGGGGTTTATTTGATGAGTATGGCACACGTCTCGATAACCAATACTATACCGACGCATCTGGTATAGTTGAGGCAACTAGATGTTCACTCGCAATCACTGGGAAATCCTACGATAACACGACGTGTCATGATCGATATGGTTGTGAGCTATGTAACACCGATCCTCAATCTGGAATAATTCCAGGCAAAGAGTGTGTATTTTTCCCTGATGAACCTAATGTAGGGACGgggtcatacatgtatttcaactaCCTTGAATCT GTGGTTCATTTCTGTCATAGCGAACCAAACCGTGATGACAATTCTAGACATAACCCCGAAGCACCGAATGACCAAAATGAACAGTGTCGACATAAGAGTGCCTGGGAAGTAATGGACGAGTCTTTGGATTTCTTGAATAAAAATCCCCCAATGAACGGTCTAGACACAACGCCAACGTTTAAGGTTGTCAAAGAAACGGAATTCAGGACCGTACTTGTTATGGATGTATCAGGAAGTATGAGCTCG TACAACAGAATGGAGCTACAACACCAGGCAGCTAGTAAATACATCGGAAATACTCTACCCCTCAACAGCTGGGTGGGCATTGTCGAGTTTGGCACCGCGGCAAAAACACTCGCTTCACTAACCAAGATCGTTGACGACGAGACAAGAGAAAACTTAATAAAGCTGATACCAACCATAACGAGTGGTTCAACTTGCATCGGTTGTGGGCTGGAAGAAGGTATTGAG GTTTTAGAAAAGAGTTCATTTGGATACGCAGCCGGTGGAATAATTTTCCTGACGACAGACGGAAAGGAGAATGTCCATCCTTACATTGAAGATGTCTTGCCGGATCTCATCGCTAAAGAAGTAATCGTCGATACTTTGGCCTTCAGTGACAGTGCCGATCCTAAACTGATCAAACTGTCTGATGAGACGGGTGGACGAGCTTGTTGGTATTCAGAAGGTGACGATTCTACAGCTCTACATGACTGTTTTACGGCATCAGTAACAGAGAGGACAAGTTCTAGTACGGAAACACCTGTACAG CTTGCAAGTTACAAGACTACTATAGCCGGCCTTGGAACTGAAATATCCACCATCTACATAGACTCCACTGTTGGTAGAGACACcatcttctttttcttctgggATTTTGGTAGTAATCATGAGGTTGACGTCATCATAACTCGACCTAACGGTACAACTATTGATACTGCTGATCCTCAATATAACAGTGATGTAACCACGCGATCAATATATGTTAAGATTGATGGCCTTGCTGAG GTTGGAGAATGGACTTACCACATATACAACCCTGCCACTTCTAGCCAAGTGGTCGAAGTGTCTGTCGATTCAAAGTCCGTCGAATCATCAACCCATCCAATACGACTAAGTTCAAATCCAAGTACAGATTACGTGACTGAATCACCGCCCATGGCTATAATCTATGCAGACTTGAATCAGGGATACAGTCCTGTTCTGGAGGCTCAGGTGATTGCCACGGTAGAGAGACCAAGTCCTCACAGTGTTGTTGATGTACAACTCTTTGACTCTGGAACAG GTGCTGATATCAAGAAAGATGATGGGGTATACTCTGGTTACTTTGTTGACTTTATTGAAGCTAGCTGTTCAACTGAATGTCGATATAGCATTCAAGTCAATGCAGATAATGAAGATGACACTGCTCAGATAAGAATGATGAGTAGAGTTGGTGCTATGCCTAGAAATTATT CTGTTATTCCTAGAAATCAAGATAGCGTCCCTATCGGTGATTTCAACAGAGTTGTCCAAGGCGGTATGATCCAAGTCGATGACGCAGTTGACTACGTAGATTGGAGCGACCCCAACGATGACCCCTTTCCACCAGCACGTATCACAGACCAGCGTGTTACGAACACATCGTATGACAATGCAACCGTCACCCTTCAATGGACGGCAACTGGTGATGATATGGACAAAGGAACAG CATCCCTATATGATCTCCGGTATCATACGAACTTCAGCCAAATCTTATATAGTCGAGATAGTTGTGATCGGTTAACCAACGCTGATCTTACTGAAGGCACCCTGACTGACCCCCGGGAAAGTGGTCAAACGGAAACAGTAACAGCAGCACTGCCCTCAAGTGGTCCAGGATTTACTTACTACTTCTCCATCAGGGCTATTGATGACGTCGGAAATGCTGGTGACAGTTCTAATATTGCCCAGACTACTATTGTTGCAGCAGTCCCGCCGCCTGTACTTACAACGGAAATCATGACGACAACAAGTACAACAGCAACCCAGACTATCCCAACATTAGATAAAACCGCAACCTTAGAAACCGCCGAAACTACGACCAACATCATCACCACAACTTCTGCTACAACAACAGTTTACCATCAGCAACCCATTTTAAATGGTGTAGAAGGGTGGCAAATAGCTGTACTTCTGGCCACTGTTTGCGTCTTGACTACTGTCGTAGTAGTTCTTATTGTCGGTCTGTATATGTACTACAAGAAAATGAAGATGATGACCAAGGTTGTGCCAATTCACCTGACACAGGCTCCGATGCAATCTCAAATGACACCTGTAGAATCAAATGTGTAA